The following proteins come from a genomic window of Heterodontus francisci isolate sHetFra1 unplaced genomic scaffold, sHetFra1.hap1 HAP1_SCAFFOLD_419, whole genome shotgun sequence:
- the LOC137359832 gene encoding uncharacterized protein encodes MLQQCAQILLVKAASTCKEQIQRWESYSRAEAIQPIEPGPAVRKSYPIQHQSDTTNESQIQTGSSSLFKLLPTSGCYYSVIPRSEGSEGNPVSSAVISALCFIFSRLILVHEQIQPPVCRMQLVKLFLIVCSLLPCKTLAEVIHQWPTLVVVKRGEPAELNCYQNDSSKSVMLWYRQYAGQGLTLMGYSYTGSSPTYEGKFEEEVKIIRPEDKRCSLRVLKVKAVDAAVYYCAAREHSAADCLSASTKTNRVNNTTD; translated from the exons ATGCTGCAGCAATGTGCTCAGATCCTTCTCGTTAAGGCAGCCTCTACCTGTAAAGAACAGATTCAGAGGTGGG aatcatacagcagagccgaggccattcagcccatcgagcctggcccagcTGTTCGAAAGAGCTACCCTATACAACACCAATCAGACACAACCAACGAGAGCCAGATACAGACGGGAAGCAGTTCCTTATTCAAGCTCCTTCCGACCAGTGGGTGTTATTATTCTGTCATACCCAGAAGTGAGGGGTCAGAAGGAAACCCTGTTTCCAGTGCTGTCATTTCCGCTCTCTGCTTTATCTTCAGCCGCCTGATATTGGTTCATGAACAGATTCAGCCCCCAGTCTGCAGGATGCAGTTAGTCAAACTCTTCCTAATCGTCTGTTCTCTTCTTCCAT GCAAAACTCTAGCAGAGGTGATACACCAGTGGCCAACTCTGGTGGTGGTGAAGAGAGGTGAACCAGCAGAATTAAACTGTTACCAGAATGACAGTAGTAAGAGCGTTATGCTGTGGTATCGGCAGTATGCCGGGCAGGGGCTCACCCTAATGGGCTATTCTTACACTGGAAGCTCACCCACGTACGAAGGAAAATTTGAAGAGGAGGTGAAGATTATAAGGCCCGAGGACAAACGATGCAGCCTGAGGGTCCTCAAGGTTAAGGCTGTGGATGCGGCGGTGTATTACTGTGCAGCCAGGGAGCACAGCGCTGCAGACTGCCTTAGTGCCAGTACAAAAACCAACAGGGTGAACAACACAACTGACTGA